A single genomic interval of Verrucomicrobiota bacterium harbors:
- a CDS encoding GxxExxY protein, with protein sequence LTYLRLMNLTVGLLINFGAATLKEGLHRIVNDLPISASPRLRVNQSQP encoded by the coding sequence CTGACTTATCTCCGCCTGATGAACCTCACCGTCGGCCTGCTCATCAACTTCGGAGCCGCGACGCTCAAAGAAGGGCTTCATCGCATCGTCAACGATCTCCCCATCTCCGCGTCCCCGCGCCTCCGCGTGAACCAATCCCAGCCATGA